One stretch of Comamonas testosteroni DNA includes these proteins:
- a CDS encoding efflux RND transporter permease subunit: MFNWIVRSSLHNRLFVLAFAAILMIYGIITAVKTPVDVFPDLNKPLITVLTEAGGMAPEEVEQLVTFPIETALNGMPGVTRVRSMSGVGLSILYAEFDWGTDIYRNRQLVAERLALVRERLPADVVPVMGPVSSIMGEVMLLALPLNVSEKGASAATPMQAREYADFVLRPRLLAVQGVSQVIPIGGEVRQLRVEPDTARMAQFGVTLSQLETALKGFAGNAGGGFIDLNSKEYLIRHIGRTNKVEDLQSAAVAWRDGRPIRLEQVANVRFAAAMKRGDGGYNGSPAVIVSVQKQPEADTVRVTRDIEQALRELSKGRPEGISEPRALFRQADFIEASIGNVTEALRDGAIMVAIVLFAFLLSARTTLISLVAIPLSLAATALVFHWLGQSINVMTLGGLAIAIGELVDDAVVDVENILRRLKQNRELEHPMPTLEVVRKASVEVRSGIVYATAIVVLVFVPLFALPGVEGRLFSPLGIAYIISILASMLVSMTVTPVLCSYLLPRMRRIDHGDSPIVKRLKHWDEKLLAWSFPRSKALMAAALAAVVIALASVPFFPRAFLPAFNEGSLVLGMVFNPGTSLAEANRMGSLAETLIMEVPEVTQVGRRTGRAELDEHAEGVHSAEIDVDLKRSERDREAVMADIRAKLSVLPAQVAVGQPISHRLDHLLSGVRAQIALKISGDDTDTLRGLAEQMRQSLSSIPGLVDLTVEKQVLIPQITVRLDHQKAAQMGLAPGEAIRVLQALTDGAHGAQIVDGPRRYELVLRLPDEGRSPQDLARTLIDTPAGRIPVSAIATVSETDGPNQIGRENGRRRIVVYANTDGSDMSRIVRDIRAAIDRTQLPTGNSISLEGQFQAQEQATQKIVWLSLMSLALVFLVLYTRYRSTTLALIIMANIPLALVGSVIAMWLSGITLSVASMVGFITLTGIAVRNGILKVSHYINLCKFEGEQFGQPMVVRGSLERLTPVLMTALVAAFALTPLLLSADAAGKEILHPVAVVIFGGLVSSTLLDTLLTPLMYLAFGKKATERLLASNPDAEGTPEQQEAF; encoded by the coding sequence ATGTTCAACTGGATTGTTCGCAGCAGCCTGCATAACCGGCTGTTTGTGCTGGCGTTCGCTGCGATATTGATGATCTACGGGATCATCACGGCAGTCAAAACGCCTGTTGACGTCTTCCCGGACCTCAACAAACCTCTGATTACCGTTCTGACTGAAGCCGGGGGCATGGCTCCTGAAGAAGTCGAGCAGTTGGTGACTTTCCCCATTGAAACCGCATTGAATGGCATGCCGGGGGTGACTCGCGTGCGCTCCATGTCTGGGGTCGGCTTGTCGATTCTCTATGCCGAGTTTGACTGGGGCACTGACATCTACCGTAATCGCCAGTTGGTGGCGGAGCGGCTTGCCCTTGTGCGAGAACGACTTCCCGCTGATGTGGTGCCTGTGATGGGACCTGTGTCCTCCATCATGGGTGAGGTCATGCTGCTGGCCTTGCCCTTGAATGTGAGCGAAAAAGGCGCATCGGCCGCAACCCCCATGCAGGCTCGGGAGTATGCAGACTTTGTGCTGCGCCCCCGCTTGCTGGCTGTCCAAGGGGTTTCGCAAGTCATTCCCATCGGGGGTGAAGTACGTCAATTGCGTGTGGAGCCTGACACCGCCCGGATGGCTCAGTTCGGCGTCACCCTTTCTCAGCTGGAAACGGCTCTCAAGGGGTTTGCTGGCAACGCAGGCGGTGGTTTCATCGACCTCAATAGCAAGGAGTATCTGATCCGCCACATTGGGCGTACCAACAAGGTCGAGGACCTGCAGTCCGCTGCAGTGGCCTGGCGCGATGGCCGTCCGATCCGCCTGGAGCAAGTTGCCAATGTCCGCTTCGCTGCGGCCATGAAGCGCGGTGACGGTGGTTACAACGGCTCTCCTGCGGTCATCGTCAGCGTTCAGAAGCAACCTGAAGCCGATACCGTTCGCGTGACTCGTGACATCGAGCAAGCGCTTCGTGAACTGAGTAAAGGTCGCCCCGAAGGAATCAGCGAACCCAGAGCCTTGTTCCGGCAGGCAGACTTCATTGAAGCCTCCATTGGCAATGTGACAGAAGCACTGCGTGACGGGGCCATCATGGTCGCCATCGTGCTGTTTGCCTTCCTGCTTTCAGCCAGAACCACGTTGATCTCACTGGTCGCGATCCCTCTGTCGCTGGCGGCCACGGCGCTGGTATTCCACTGGTTGGGCCAATCCATCAATGTGATGACCTTGGGTGGACTTGCCATTGCCATCGGAGAGCTGGTTGACGATGCGGTGGTGGACGTGGAAAACATTCTGCGCAGACTCAAGCAAAACCGGGAGCTGGAGCACCCGATGCCGACGCTTGAGGTTGTCCGCAAAGCCAGCGTGGAGGTTCGCTCCGGCATCGTCTATGCCACGGCCATCGTGGTGCTGGTGTTCGTGCCGCTGTTTGCCCTGCCAGGAGTCGAAGGCCGCTTGTTCTCGCCGCTGGGGATCGCCTACATCATCTCCATCCTGGCATCCATGCTGGTATCGATGACAGTGACGCCGGTGCTGTGTTCCTACCTGCTGCCAAGGATGAGGCGCATCGATCATGGAGACAGTCCCATCGTCAAGCGCCTCAAGCATTGGGATGAAAAGCTGCTGGCCTGGTCTTTCCCAAGAAGCAAGGCGCTGATGGCTGCGGCCTTGGCCGCAGTAGTGATTGCACTAGCCAGCGTTCCTTTCTTCCCAAGGGCGTTCCTGCCAGCCTTCAATGAAGGCTCGCTGGTTCTGGGCATGGTGTTCAATCCGGGGACGTCATTGGCAGAAGCCAATCGCATGGGCTCCTTGGCTGAGACCTTGATCATGGAGGTGCCCGAGGTCACCCAAGTCGGGCGCAGAACAGGTCGAGCCGAGCTGGACGAGCATGCCGAAGGGGTTCACTCTGCGGAGATCGACGTGGATCTGAAGCGCAGCGAGCGTGATCGTGAAGCCGTAATGGCTGATATTCGCGCAAAGCTGTCCGTGCTGCCTGCACAAGTTGCTGTAGGCCAGCCGATTTCTCACCGACTGGATCATTTGCTGTCTGGTGTCCGCGCTCAGATCGCCTTGAAGATTTCCGGTGACGATACCGACACCCTGCGTGGTTTGGCCGAACAGATGCGCCAAAGTCTTTCAAGCATCCCTGGCCTGGTTGACCTGACCGTCGAGAAGCAAGTGCTGATTCCTCAGATTACTGTGCGTCTTGACCATCAGAAGGCAGCTCAGATGGGCTTGGCTCCTGGAGAGGCTATTCGTGTGCTGCAAGCGCTGACGGATGGTGCTCATGGTGCACAGATCGTGGATGGCCCGCGTCGCTACGAGCTGGTGCTGCGTTTGCCTGATGAAGGTCGCAGCCCGCAAGACCTGGCTCGAACCCTGATCGACACACCGGCCGGCCGCATTCCCGTCTCGGCTATCGCGACGGTTTCCGAGACGGATGGACCCAACCAGATCGGCCGGGAAAACGGCCGCCGTCGCATCGTGGTCTATGCCAACACGGATGGCTCGGACATGAGTCGTATCGTGCGTGACATTCGTGCGGCGATCGATCGCACCCAGCTGCCGACCGGCAACTCCATCTCTCTGGAAGGTCAGTTCCAGGCTCAGGAGCAGGCGACGCAGAAGATTGTCTGGCTCTCACTGATGTCTCTGGCATTGGTGTTCCTGGTGCTGTACACGCGCTACCGCTCAACCACGCTGGCCTTGATCATCATGGCCAATATCCCATTGGCACTGGTAGGCAGCGTGATTGCCATGTGGCTTTCAGGGATCACGCTTTCCGTTGCGTCCATGGTCGGCTTTATTACCTTGACGGGTATTGCGGTTCGCAACGGCATCCTCAAGGTGAGCCACTACATCAACCTCTGCAAGTTTGAAGGGGAGCAGTTCGGCCAGCCCATGGTTGTCCGAGGCTCGCTGGAGCGCTTGACGCCTGTGCTGATGACCGCGCTGGTCGCTGCGTTTGCCCTGACGCCTTTGCTGCTGTCAGCAGATGCCGCAGGCAAGGAAATCCTGCACCCAGTCGCGGTGGTCATCTTCGGTGGCTTGGTGAGCTCCACTCTCCTCGACACCCTGTTGACCCCCTTGATGTATCTGGCGTTTGGCAAAAAGGCCACCGAAAGGCTTCTGGCATCAAATCCAGATGCCGAGGGCACACCTGAGCAGCAAGAAGCGTTTTAA
- a CDS encoding efflux RND transporter periplasmic adaptor subunit → MKRIVIMSAVLAATMAQASPGAHGPNGEHLDTASATPSAAGLSRLPDGSVNVPMLSQRRLAIRTEIASMSEASATTELPAKVIADPNASGLVQTVVGGKIEAAAQGLPFAGKSVRKGEVLAVVAHHADPLALSGQRSQLAELRGAREIAQKRVERLKGLEGTVPRKEIEAAQTELSSLKARESAIGGGLAAKESVVAPVSGVIASANVVLGQVVESKDVLFEITDPSKIMVEATTADPALAANISTATIKATPGVRLELIGAGRRLRDGVLPLTFKAVAADGTQQMPIAIGQPVTVIANSKQSVKGFVLPAQAVTRNPANEPVIWIKSGAERYIPQPVQYQALDANRIVVTKGLGDENRVVVQGAALIAQIR, encoded by the coding sequence ATGAAGCGCATCGTCATCATGTCTGCGGTCTTGGCCGCCACCATGGCTCAGGCTTCTCCCGGCGCTCATGGCCCCAACGGAGAGCATCTGGATACGGCCTCGGCCACTCCATCGGCAGCAGGCTTGAGTCGCCTGCCTGATGGCAGCGTCAATGTGCCCATGCTGTCCCAGCGTCGATTGGCAATTCGCACGGAAATTGCCTCGATGTCCGAAGCAAGCGCAACCACCGAACTGCCAGCCAAAGTCATTGCAGACCCCAATGCCAGTGGCCTGGTTCAGACGGTTGTGGGCGGAAAGATTGAGGCCGCAGCCCAAGGCCTGCCGTTCGCGGGCAAGAGCGTGCGCAAAGGAGAAGTCCTGGCGGTTGTGGCCCATCACGCAGACCCCCTTGCCTTATCTGGGCAGCGTTCCCAGTTGGCCGAACTCAGAGGCGCCCGAGAAATCGCGCAAAAGCGTGTGGAGCGACTCAAGGGGCTTGAAGGCACTGTTCCACGCAAAGAGATCGAGGCGGCTCAGACAGAACTTTCAAGCCTGAAGGCGCGTGAAAGCGCAATCGGTGGCGGCCTGGCGGCCAAGGAAAGCGTGGTGGCGCCCGTCTCGGGTGTCATCGCCAGCGCCAACGTGGTGCTTGGCCAGGTTGTCGAATCCAAGGATGTCCTGTTTGAGATTACGGATCCATCCAAGATCATGGTGGAGGCCACAACCGCAGATCCTGCTCTAGCAGCCAACATCAGCACAGCAACGATCAAAGCGACGCCAGGTGTCCGTTTGGAGCTCATTGGTGCCGGTCGTCGCTTGCGTGACGGCGTGCTGCCATTGACCTTCAAGGCGGTCGCAGCCGATGGTACTCAGCAAATGCCGATTGCTATCGGCCAGCCCGTCACCGTCATTGCCAACTCCAAGCAAAGTGTCAAAGGCTTTGTTCTGCCTGCACAGGCAGTCACCCGCAATCCAGCCAATGAGCCAGTCATCTGGATCAAGTCAGGTGCAGAGCGCTATATCCCGCAACCCGTGCAGTACCAAGCGCTGGACGCGAACCGGATCGTCGTCACCAAGGGACTTGGCGATGAAAACCGGGTCGTGGTTCAAGGTGCGGCGCTGATCGCACAAATCCGCTGA